One window of Paenibacillus sp. FSL K6-3182 genomic DNA carries:
- a CDS encoding zf-HC2 domain-containing protein, which produces MNCNVAIVWMHDYLDGELPREDIVTLKSHLLSCPACRSRFEQLQKTDAAVFQTLEAIKPAADYDKKASELLNERIMQQLPKKQSKQRNRIVRFIYRYPGVTAAAVFVLVMLGSFFTMWEEDTKLIVAGEDLQQVIIEGNTVIVPEGAHLTGNLTVENGIADVKGEVDGNVTVIDGTLNLASTGHIAGQSRTIDQALDWFWYKVTQTFGGNAR; this is translated from the coding sequence ATGAATTGCAACGTCGCTATCGTATGGATGCATGATTATTTGGACGGCGAGCTGCCGCGTGAAGATATCGTTACGTTAAAATCTCATTTGCTTTCCTGTCCCGCTTGTCGCAGCCGGTTTGAACAGCTCCAGAAGACGGACGCCGCGGTGTTCCAGACTTTAGAAGCGATTAAGCCTGCCGCGGATTATGACAAGAAGGCATCCGAGCTTTTAAATGAACGAATTATGCAGCAACTGCCGAAGAAACAGAGCAAGCAGAGAAACCGCATCGTACGTTTTATTTATCGGTACCCCGGAGTAACAGCAGCTGCTGTGTTTGTACTCGTTATGTTGGGCAGCTTCTTCACGATGTGGGAAGAGGATACCAAGCTGATTGTTGCAGGCGAGGATCTTCAGCAGGTCATTATAGAAGGAAATACAGTTATTGTGCCAGAGGGTGCTCATTTAACGGGTAATTTGACCGTAGAAAATGGAATAGCCGATGTTAAGGGCGAGGTGGACGGCAACGTAACCGTCATTGACGGAACCTTGAACCTGGCTTCAACCGGCCATATCGCGGGTCAGAGCAGAACGATTGATCAAGCGCTCGATTGGTTCTGGTACAAAGTAACGCAAACTTTTGGCGGTAACGCTCGCTAA
- a CDS encoding choice-of-anchor I family protein, with amino-acid sequence MKIYSKRLISLLLATEITASMVLAGGPVMAAGLPLSGTPYAIDNSYNLATPHIVINQVYGGGLNQDTEILLSHGFIELYNPTDSDVNLAGWSLQYAEQLPGVTTGATKAWEKLNLTGTIKAHSSFLITGASTGAEKPKVDLYAKGDLTWERLFNNKGMKVALMSNQTLLTDPNPFDTKPDGYVDMVGTGSNDKDSNIDGYETAFPTGSAEGTSKKKSIRRSNFLDTDNNKADFKQVDYELATGDALLAAIPRSGADGAWGPGIVQPLAITTVSLADGFVGSPYSAVIQATGGNTPYTFTATGLPEGLSLAPNGALTGTPTKAVANTNVTITATDSTAGTPVSIVKSFAFTIQSSIAPATHVLINEVYGGGGKINKDTPPAASPYLYDFVELYNPTASPISLAGYHLRYSNKGATTVQGYDFEEGAVIAPQDYYLVRLEATWGNTSDKNYGDPYLADAYASTKEQSIGMSDVDGTVELFQGVYATSTVVDAVGFGAVQTSLHEGTSVGNGASLPAAVKGVRRINFQDSNNNAADFAVVDPSPTRGGKTEGTVDVIPDFVKLIGSLQKNTADKAVTVEGLVTTPSVKSDNSQANAVRYVQSFTGAIAVEGMDPSIPIGAEVRVSGTAGLHDGEVRVKGNLQVTRLNNKIFSLVAEDTFDKSMLNVDKLNSVTADMYGRRVTTTGNVTAVDKTANTIKLDNNMLLYVNGAFPKVEVGDNAQATGTIGVFGSEVRLAVASAAADMLIKPASAEIKDTFNISKIGQYSVGQFNKEGGVAEIVKFNKDNGKFYLVNGSGDPPSLDIVSLGSGNGTLSKEKTILVKPMAEVEGFVYGDLTSVDINTTTKRVSVAVQEADPLKPGKIIVLDYDGNLISAYAAGVQPDMIKSTADGKYILTANEAEPRNGADDPKGSVTIVNTVSNKVTHVLFDDPSVIEDGVHIRGKVDPADGKIKSSGTKADAVSDLEPEYITLSDDNKTAYVSLQENNAIAIIDIETNKVTSVKALGLKDYNDPRNSLDVLKDGAIKLENVPFKGMYMPDGIASHTINGQTYLFTANEGDVTEWPNRTNGSTIGALKGKLDPTSAAAIFLNGKTAYDGIEVASDMGNDGIYMYGGRSFSIWNANSMEQVYDSGNDFETITGSRLPAFFNTSNSKTAIDDRSGKKGPEPEDIKTGKVGNKVLAFVGLERIGGFMTYDVTDPAHATFANYTNTRVFKDSQGKDNLDTDTGPEGLEFIPANISPTGMPLLLVAYEVGGKVGVYQLNVTKVTMDKASLSLKVGDAASKLVATVEPVGGSSAAAIWTSSNPAVATVDSNGYVTALKAGTAVISAASADGYGLAETSVTVTSGDIVTPSPTPNPSPTPAPSTKPEDAGVTIVNGETVKAVSTLKAETDNSGKTTATVTVNQLDAAIAALDKASNGKPASIEFKMAANTDTKSTAIKFEEKAIAKLAAKGLKSLDVNAGLGIVSFDAKAIGTLAAATGNGELSIAVNKADVSKLSSEIKETIGSHPVYEFDVIGGKTAITDLKGGTARVSIPYSLQANEDSQAVVIYYIANDGKLSIVPNSVYDKSTGQLQFTVSHFSTYGVGYNYVAFLDTASSFAKDSILYLSSRDIIGGLGNQKFAPKANMSRADFTLILARIAGTQLDDYTSSSFTDVKSSDYFAGAVAWAAEKGIVGGAGDGSFNPKANISREQMVAMIARFVDVMNFDLPVQTNAIAFEDASSIGAFAKEAAAAVQQAGIINGKIYANKAGSYFAPKDLTTREEAAKMLAKLIQLMA; translated from the coding sequence TTGAAGATCTATAGTAAAAGGTTAATATCATTATTATTAGCTACGGAAATTACGGCCAGCATGGTGCTGGCAGGCGGACCTGTCATGGCTGCTGGTTTGCCATTGTCTGGGACGCCTTACGCAATAGACAACTCCTATAATTTAGCCACCCCGCACATTGTTATCAATCAAGTATATGGCGGTGGATTGAATCAGGATACTGAAATACTGTTATCTCACGGTTTTATTGAGCTTTATAACCCGACGGATAGTGATGTCAATCTTGCTGGTTGGTCGCTGCAATATGCGGAACAGCTCCCAGGTGTAACGACAGGTGCTACTAAGGCTTGGGAAAAGCTTAATTTGACCGGAACGATTAAAGCGCATTCTTCTTTTCTTATAACAGGAGCTTCTACAGGTGCTGAAAAACCAAAGGTAGATCTCTATGCAAAAGGCGATCTCACTTGGGAGCGATTGTTTAATAACAAAGGGATGAAGGTTGCTCTAATGAGCAATCAAACTTTACTGACTGATCCTAATCCTTTTGACACTAAGCCAGACGGCTATGTAGATATGGTCGGTACAGGAAGCAATGATAAGGATAGTAATATCGACGGATATGAGACTGCATTCCCTACGGGCTCAGCAGAAGGCACATCGAAGAAAAAGTCCATTCGCCGCAGCAACTTCTTAGATACAGACAATAATAAAGCGGATTTCAAACAAGTCGATTATGAGTTAGCTACCGGCGATGCATTACTAGCAGCAATACCTCGCAGCGGTGCTGACGGCGCATGGGGGCCGGGTATTGTCCAGCCGCTAGCCATTACTACAGTGTCTCTTGCTGATGGCTTTGTTGGATCTCCATATTCCGCAGTTATTCAGGCTACTGGTGGAAACACGCCATATACCTTTACTGCAACTGGCTTGCCAGAAGGACTTAGCCTTGCGCCAAATGGTGCTTTAACGGGGACACCGACCAAGGCTGTAGCAAATACTAATGTGACGATTACAGCGACTGACAGCACGGCAGGGACGCCAGTTAGCATAGTTAAGTCGTTTGCGTTTACCATTCAATCCAGTATAGCGCCAGCAACTCATGTTCTAATTAACGAAGTATATGGCGGCGGCGGGAAAATTAATAAAGATACTCCGCCAGCAGCATCTCCGTACCTGTACGATTTTGTAGAGCTCTACAATCCTACTGCTTCGCCAATATCACTTGCAGGATATCATTTAAGATACAGCAATAAAGGTGCTACAACGGTACAAGGCTATGATTTTGAAGAAGGCGCGGTCATTGCTCCTCAAGATTATTACCTTGTTCGCCTTGAAGCAACATGGGGCAATACGAGCGACAAAAATTACGGGGATCCTTACCTGGCTGATGCATATGCAAGCACGAAAGAGCAATCCATCGGCATGTCTGATGTGGATGGCACGGTGGAATTGTTCCAAGGAGTGTACGCCACTTCGACAGTTGTTGATGCGGTAGGCTTCGGTGCGGTTCAGACTTCACTGCACGAAGGCACATCCGTAGGGAATGGAGCTTCACTGCCAGCGGCTGTTAAAGGCGTGCGCCGCATTAACTTCCAAGATTCCAACAACAATGCTGCTGATTTTGCAGTAGTGGATCCGTCTCCAACGCGAGGTGGAAAAACAGAAGGAACCGTTGATGTCATTCCTGATTTTGTGAAGCTTATCGGCTCACTCCAGAAGAATACAGCAGACAAAGCGGTAACGGTCGAAGGTTTGGTTACAACTCCGTCCGTTAAATCGGATAACAGCCAAGCAAACGCAGTGCGTTATGTACAATCGTTCACGGGCGCAATTGCTGTTGAAGGCATGGACCCGTCCATCCCGATAGGCGCAGAGGTACGCGTTTCTGGGACGGCTGGTCTTCATGACGGCGAAGTGCGGGTAAAAGGCAACTTACAGGTAACAAGGCTGAACAATAAAATTTTTAGCTTAGTGGCAGAAGATACGTTCGATAAGTCTATGCTTAACGTAGATAAGCTTAATTCAGTAACAGCTGATATGTACGGCAGGAGAGTGACAACTACAGGCAATGTAACTGCCGTGGACAAAACGGCTAATACGATTAAGCTTGATAACAATATGCTGCTTTATGTGAATGGAGCGTTTCCGAAGGTTGAAGTTGGGGACAATGCACAAGCTACGGGAACCATTGGAGTTTTTGGCAGCGAAGTTAGATTGGCTGTAGCGAGCGCAGCTGCAGATATGCTCATAAAGCCAGCGTCCGCTGAGATTAAAGATACGTTCAATATTTCAAAAATCGGACAATATTCAGTAGGCCAATTCAATAAAGAAGGCGGCGTTGCCGAGATCGTGAAATTCAACAAAGACAATGGCAAATTTTATTTGGTTAACGGCTCCGGTGATCCGCCAAGCCTAGATATTGTCAGCTTGGGAAGCGGGAACGGAACGCTAAGTAAAGAAAAAACGATACTTGTTAAGCCGATGGCCGAGGTTGAAGGTTTTGTATACGGTGATTTAACTAGTGTAGATATTAATACGACAACTAAGCGTGTTTCTGTAGCGGTACAAGAGGCGGATCCACTCAAGCCAGGTAAAATCATCGTACTCGATTATGATGGTAATTTAATCTCAGCCTATGCTGCTGGTGTACAACCGGATATGATTAAGTCAACAGCTGATGGAAAGTATATCCTTACTGCGAATGAGGCGGAGCCGCGCAATGGTGCAGATGATCCTAAAGGAAGCGTAACGATTGTCAATACAGTAAGCAACAAAGTTACCCATGTACTCTTCGATGATCCGTCCGTTATCGAGGATGGTGTTCATATTCGCGGCAAAGTAGATCCGGCAGATGGGAAAATTAAATCGAGCGGAACAAAAGCAGACGCTGTGTCTGATCTGGAGCCTGAGTATATCACTCTTTCGGATGATAACAAGACAGCCTATGTGTCATTGCAAGAGAATAATGCAATTGCGATTATTGATATCGAAACGAACAAAGTGACGTCTGTAAAAGCACTTGGATTAAAGGATTATAATGATCCGCGCAATTCTCTCGACGTTCTAAAAGACGGTGCGATTAAGCTGGAAAATGTACCGTTTAAAGGGATGTACATGCCTGACGGCATCGCATCTCATACAATTAACGGTCAAACTTACCTTTTTACAGCTAATGAAGGCGATGTAACGGAATGGCCGAACCGTACAAACGGCAGCACGATAGGTGCATTAAAAGGTAAGCTTGATCCGACTTCAGCGGCTGCGATTTTCCTAAATGGCAAGACTGCTTATGATGGTATTGAAGTCGCAAGCGATATGGGCAATGACGGCATTTACATGTATGGCGGACGTTCTTTCTCTATCTGGAATGCGAACTCGATGGAGCAGGTCTATGACAGCGGCAACGATTTTGAAACGATAACGGGCAGTCGCTTGCCAGCATTCTTTAACACAAGCAACAGTAAGACAGCCATTGACGATCGAAGCGGCAAGAAGGGACCAGAACCGGAAGATATTAAAACGGGGAAGGTTGGCAATAAGGTTTTGGCATTCGTTGGTCTTGAGCGCATCGGTGGTTTCATGACCTATGATGTAACAGATCCTGCACATGCGACATTCGCTAATTATACAAATACTCGCGTGTTCAAAGACAGTCAAGGCAAGGACAACTTAGATACAGATACTGGCCCGGAAGGCTTGGAGTTTATTCCGGCTAACATTAGCCCAACTGGAATGCCTTTACTCTTGGTTGCTTACGAGGTAGGCGGCAAGGTAGGCGTATATCAGCTGAATGTAACGAAAGTAACGATGGATAAAGCTTCCCTTTCCTTAAAAGTTGGAGATGCTGCATCTAAGCTGGTTGCAACCGTCGAGCCTGTAGGCGGAAGCTCAGCTGCTGCAATATGGACTTCTTCTAATCCAGCTGTGGCAACCGTAGATTCAAATGGATATGTCACAGCGTTAAAAGCGGGAACAGCGGTCATTTCAGCAGCGAGTGCTGACGGATATGGTCTCGCTGAGACGAGTGTGACGGTTACTTCAGGTGATATCGTAACTCCATCGCCAACACCGAATCCATCGCCGACGCCTGCACCTTCTACAAAACCTGAAGATGCTGGAGTGACGATCGTAAATGGCGAGACCGTAAAAGCAGTAAGCACGCTTAAAGCTGAAACGGATAACAGCGGTAAGACAACGGCAACGGTAACGGTAAATCAATTGGATGCAGCAATAGCTGCATTAGATAAAGCATCAAACGGCAAGCCGGCATCCATTGAGTTTAAAATGGCGGCTAACACAGACACCAAGTCAACGGCTATCAAGTTTGAGGAAAAAGCTATCGCTAAGCTTGCAGCTAAGGGATTGAAGTCGCTGGATGTTAATGCAGGGCTCGGAATCGTATCCTTTGATGCTAAGGCTATTGGAACACTAGCAGCAGCGACAGGAAATGGCGAGCTTTCCATAGCGGTCAACAAAGCGGATGTATCTAAGCTGTCTAGTGAGATTAAGGAAACGATCGGCAGCCATCCTGTGTATGAATTTGATGTGATTGGCGGAAAAACAGCGATTACCGATCTGAAGGGTGGTACAGCACGGGTTAGCATTCCTTATTCGCTTCAAGCAAACGAAGACAGCCAAGCAGTAGTCATCTACTATATTGCAAATGATGGCAAACTTAGCATTGTACCTAACAGCGTGTACGATAAGTCGACAGGTCAATTGCAGTTTACGGTAAGCCATTTCTCTACTTACGGAGTTGGCTACAATTATGTGGCATTTTTGGACACTGCATCAAGCTTTGCGAAGGATTCTATCCTTTACTTATCTTCCAGAGATATAATCGGCGGCTTGGGCAATCAAAAGTTTGCTCCAAAGGCTAACATGTCAAGGGCTGATTTCACACTCATCCTTGCAAGAATTGCCGGCACTCAACTGGACGATTACACGTCATCAAGCTTTACGGACGTGAAGTCATCCGATTACTTTGCAGGGGCGGTAGCATGGGCGGCTGAAAAAGGAATTGTCGGAGGCGCTGGAGATGGCAGCTTCAATCCTAAAGCCAATATTAGCCGTGAGCAAATGGTTGCTATGATTGCAAGGTTCGTTGATGTCATGAATTTTGATTTGCCTGTGCAAACAAATGCTATAGCGTTTGAAGATGCATCATCTATTGGTGCGTTTGCGAAGGAAGCAGCAGCTGCAGTGCAGCAGGCGGGAATCATTAACGGCAAGATTTATGCAAATAAGGCAGGCAGCTATTTTGCACCGAAGGATTTGACTACCCGTGAGGAAGCAGCAAAAATGTTAGCGAAATTAATTCAATTAATGGCATAA
- the sigW gene encoding RNA polymerase sigma factor SigW: MIVLEARLAKLSLKGDQQAFAELVDLYQDKLFHMAYRMLNSRQEAEDVVQDTFLRVYKNLDRYDETLKFSTWIYRIATNLCIDRLRKRKPTYSLDAESSDHEGLDGYSMIPSDNRTPESELLLSDTQRIIHAAIASLPPKYKSVMTLRYMQDLSLQEIGDVLDMPVTTIKTRVHRGREFLRKKLEHKL, translated from the coding sequence GTGATTGTATTGGAAGCACGCCTGGCGAAGTTATCGCTTAAAGGCGATCAGCAGGCTTTTGCTGAGCTTGTAGACCTCTATCAAGACAAGCTCTTTCATATGGCTTATCGAATGTTAAACAGCCGCCAGGAAGCGGAGGATGTTGTACAGGATACGTTCCTTCGCGTTTACAAAAACCTGGATAGATATGATGAAACGTTAAAATTTTCAACTTGGATATATAGAATTGCTACAAACTTATGTATTGATCGACTGCGCAAACGCAAGCCGACCTATTCGCTGGATGCGGAGTCATCGGATCACGAGGGGCTGGATGGCTACTCCATGATACCGAGTGATAATCGGACGCCAGAATCAGAGCTGCTTCTCTCGGACACACAGCGCATTATACATGCGGCTATTGCTTCACTGCCACCGAAATATAAGAGCGTGATGACGCTTAGATATATGCAGGACCTGTCGTTGCAGGAAATTGGCGATGTGCTGGACATGCCTGTCACGACGATCAAAACGCGGGTTCACCGCGGCAGGGAATTTCTTCGGAAGAAGCTTGAGCATAAGTTATAA
- the ppc gene encoding phosphoenolpyruvate carboxylase has product MSDQSASTLTTNRQQANNLLRRDVRFLGNILGEVLVHQGGRELLEIVERIREQSKSLRAEFVPELFDQFKENVSSLNPEIRHQVIRAFAIYFQLVNIAEQNHRIRRKRDYEVSAGEAVQRGSIESAVQDLKERDIAIEEVRDILSNISLELVMTAHPTEATRRAVLDIHKRIAVDVMELDNPTLTYREREKLREKLMNEVLILWQTDELRDRKPTVIDEVRNGLYYFDETLFEVLPNVYEELERCLSKYYPDEKWHVPDYLRFGSWIGGDRDGNPSVKAQVTWETLTLHRQLAIRKYEEKLGELMDLLSFSTNLVEVSAELIDSIRSDREHVELKCVDLWRNTKEPYRIKLGFMLEKLANTRDESLKGSQMRYNHPEELREDLLVIDRSLRHHYADYVADTALAKLVRQVELFGFHLMALDVRQHSQEHENAMSEILAKMNVAADYAALPEEEKTDLLHRLLNDPRPLTSGHLDYTESTRECLNVYHTIYRAQQEFGVNCISSYLISMTEAASDMLEVMVFAKEVGLFRKEADGTIRCTLQSVPLFETIDDLHAAPAIMKQLFEMQIYRQAVEARGNLHEIMLGYSDSNKDGGVVTANWELRVALNEITAAGKEYDVKLKFFHGRGGALGRGGMPLNRSILAQPPHTVGGGIKITEQGEVLSSRYSMQGIAYRSLEQATWALITAARLAKYPEQAPQAEAEWEEIARSISETALEKYQDLIFRDPDFLTYFKESTPLPEVGELNIGSRPSKRKNSDRFEDLRAIPWVFAWTQSRYLLPAWYAAGTAMKQYTGDDEEKLNTLRTMYEKFPFFRSLIDNLQMALAKADLLIAKEYADMIKDKTIRDRIFEQIEEEYKLTSELILSITGQTEILDNVPVIQESIRLRNPYVDPLSYMQVQLLTELRALRDNEEDDPELLREVLLTINGIAAGLRNTG; this is encoded by the coding sequence ATGTCGGATCAATCTGCATCTACTTTGACCACAAATCGGCAGCAGGCTAACAATTTGCTGCGACGCGATGTCCGGTTTCTAGGCAACATTCTCGGTGAAGTTCTTGTTCATCAAGGCGGCCGCGAGCTGCTTGAAATCGTAGAACGGATTCGTGAACAAAGTAAATCTCTTCGCGCTGAATTTGTACCGGAATTATTTGATCAATTTAAAGAAAATGTATCATCGCTTAACCCGGAAATACGTCATCAAGTGATTAGAGCGTTTGCTATTTATTTTCAGCTTGTCAACATTGCAGAGCAAAATCATCGGATTAGACGGAAACGTGATTACGAGGTTTCTGCTGGCGAAGCGGTCCAACGCGGCTCCATTGAGAGCGCGGTTCAAGATCTGAAGGAACGCGACATTGCAATCGAGGAAGTTAGAGATATTTTGAGCAATATTTCGCTGGAACTAGTAATGACTGCACACCCGACCGAGGCAACTCGCCGCGCGGTGCTTGATATTCATAAACGGATTGCTGTAGATGTGATGGAGCTTGATAACCCAACACTAACCTATCGCGAGCGCGAGAAGCTGCGTGAGAAGCTCATGAATGAGGTTCTTATTTTGTGGCAAACAGACGAGCTTCGTGACCGCAAACCAACCGTTATCGATGAAGTTCGTAACGGCTTGTACTATTTTGATGAGACATTGTTCGAGGTGCTTCCAAATGTTTATGAAGAGCTTGAACGCTGCCTAAGCAAGTACTATCCAGATGAGAAATGGCATGTGCCGGATTACTTGCGCTTCGGTTCTTGGATCGGCGGCGATCGCGATGGTAACCCATCTGTGAAAGCTCAGGTAACTTGGGAAACGCTAACGCTGCACCGTCAGCTGGCTATTCGCAAGTACGAAGAAAAACTAGGCGAGCTTATGGACCTTCTCAGCTTCAGCACAAACCTTGTCGAGGTATCGGCTGAGCTTATCGATTCGATTCGATCGGATCGCGAGCATGTTGAGCTTAAGTGCGTCGATCTTTGGAGAAATACGAAGGAGCCTTACCGTATTAAGCTTGGCTTTATGCTAGAGAAGCTGGCTAATACACGCGATGAGTCGCTTAAGGGTTCGCAAATGCGTTACAACCACCCTGAAGAGCTTCGCGAGGACTTGCTCGTTATCGATCGCAGCTTGCGTCATCACTACGCTGATTATGTAGCAGATACAGCACTTGCTAAGTTAGTACGTCAAGTGGAGCTGTTTGGTTTCCACCTTATGGCGCTTGATGTTCGTCAGCATAGCCAAGAGCATGAAAATGCGATGTCTGAAATTTTAGCGAAAATGAATGTAGCAGCAGATTATGCGGCACTTCCAGAAGAAGAAAAAACAGACCTGCTTCACCGTCTCCTGAATGATCCGCGCCCGCTTACTTCGGGGCATCTAGATTACACGGAGTCCACGCGTGAATGCTTGAACGTATACCATACGATTTATCGGGCGCAGCAAGAGTTTGGCGTCAATTGTATTTCAAGTTATCTGATTAGTATGACGGAAGCGGCAAGCGACATGCTTGAGGTTATGGTGTTTGCGAAGGAAGTTGGCCTGTTCCGTAAGGAAGCGGACGGCACGATTCGTTGTACACTGCAATCGGTACCGCTATTTGAAACGATTGATGACCTGCATGCAGCACCAGCTATTATGAAGCAGCTATTCGAAATGCAGATCTACCGTCAAGCGGTGGAAGCTCGCGGCAACCTGCATGAAATTATGCTTGGTTATTCCGATAGCAACAAAGACGGCGGAGTTGTTACAGCGAACTGGGAGCTGCGCGTAGCACTTAATGAAATTACAGCAGCCGGCAAAGAGTACGACGTTAAGCTGAAGTTCTTCCACGGCCGTGGCGGAGCGCTTGGCCGCGGCGGCATGCCGCTTAACCGCAGTATTCTTGCACAACCGCCGCATACGGTTGGCGGCGGCATCAAAATTACCGAGCAAGGTGAGGTTCTATCCTCGCGTTATTCGATGCAAGGTATTGCATACCGCAGCTTGGAGCAAGCAACTTGGGCGCTGATTACGGCTGCTCGTCTGGCGAAATACCCAGAACAAGCACCGCAAGCAGAAGCAGAGTGGGAAGAAATTGCACGTTCGATTTCCGAGACGGCACTGGAGAAGTATCAGGATCTTATTTTCCGCGATCCAGATTTCTTGACGTACTTCAAGGAGTCGACACCGCTTCCTGAGGTTGGCGAGCTGAACATCGGTTCACGTCCATCCAAACGGAAAAACAGTGATCGTTTCGAGGACTTGCGCGCCATCCCTTGGGTGTTCGCATGGACACAAAGCCGCTACTTGCTGCCGGCATGGTACGCCGCTGGTACTGCAATGAAGCAGTATACTGGCGACGACGAGGAAAAGCTGAACACGCTTCGTACGATGTACGAGAAGTTCCCGTTCTTCCGCTCGCTAATTGACAATCTTCAAATGGCTCTTGCTAAAGCAGATTTGCTTATTGCGAAGGAATATGCAGATATGATTAAGGACAAAACGATCCGCGATCGTATTTTTGAGCAAATTGAAGAAGAATACAAGCTTACATCTGAGCTTATTCTTAGCATCACAGGCCAAACGGAAATTTTGGATAATGTTCCTGTTATTCAAGAGTCGATTCGTCTGCGTAATCCGTACGTCGATCCGCTTAGCTACATGCAAGTGCAGCTGCTAACCGAGCTTCGTGCACTGCGTGATAACGAAGAAGATGATCCAGAGCTGCTTCGCGAAGTGCTTCTGACGATCAATGGCATTGCCGCAGGCCTTCGGAATACGGGCTAA
- a CDS encoding trypsin-like peptidase domain-containing protein, whose amino-acid sequence MNEENKRSETSGDTYTSNHTSNETNRTPVTTYIYESNKSTNELRASYERELGLGQDGSGSGSAPGGKKRSKRAGGNSAKTLLASFLIGALVIGGFSYMADKNNLFSGGEQTVQNSGSSVVSNSGQQDAGLSTASLSSSEDIASVYKAASPAVVKIENYGEPARSNSMFDDPRFQQFFGNGGSGSSGQQQESQEQQPSSSNLELVGSGTGFFFESDGYILTNEHVIADAKEVKVTVQGYDEPLTAKVLGSSYDLDLAVLKVEEPNGKAFPSLKLGSSDQTRIGDWVMAIGNPYGFDQTLTMGVLSAKERPITIADEQGNHNYEHLLQTDASINPGNSGGPLLNEKGEVIGINTAVNAEAQGIGFAIPTTTITKVLEQLKTNTL is encoded by the coding sequence ATGAACGAGGAAAACAAACGCTCAGAAACGAGCGGTGATACTTACACGTCGAACCATACATCGAATGAAACGAACCGGACTCCTGTCACTACTTATATTTATGAATCCAACAAATCAACAAATGAGCTTAGAGCTTCATATGAGAGGGAGCTTGGGCTGGGACAAGATGGGAGCGGAAGCGGGTCAGCGCCTGGCGGTAAAAAACGTTCAAAGCGTGCGGGCGGCAACTCAGCAAAAACACTGCTTGCATCGTTCTTGATTGGCGCTCTCGTCATTGGCGGTTTCTCCTACATGGCAGATAAAAACAATCTGTTCAGCGGAGGGGAACAAACCGTTCAAAACTCGGGCTCAAGCGTTGTTAGCAATTCAGGACAGCAGGATGCTGGCTTGTCTACAGCATCGCTGAGCTCAAGCGAAGATATCGCTTCCGTCTATAAAGCTGCGAGCCCAGCGGTTGTGAAGATCGAAAATTATGGGGAGCCAGCTCGTTCGAACTCCATGTTCGACGATCCACGCTTTCAACAGTTTTTTGGAAATGGCGGGTCGGGTAGCAGCGGACAGCAGCAAGAATCGCAAGAACAACAGCCAAGCAGTTCAAATCTTGAGCTGGTAGGCTCGGGCACAGGCTTTTTCTTCGAATCGGACGGTTATATTCTGACTAACGAGCATGTAATTGCTGATGCGAAGGAGGTTAAAGTAACCGTTCAAGGCTATGACGAGCCTCTAACAGCAAAGGTGCTTGGTTCGAGCTATGATCTAGACTTGGCTGTGCTTAAGGTGGAAGAGCCAAACGGCAAAGCATTCCCGTCTCTTAAACTGGGAAGCTCTGACCAGACGCGAATCGGTGACTGGGTGATGGCGATCGGCAATCCATATGGCTTCGATCAAACGTTGACTATGGGTGTGTTAAGCGCGAAAGAGCGTCCAATTACGATTGCAGATGAGCAAGGGAATCATAATTACGAGCATTTGCTGCAAACGGATGCCTCTATTAATCCAGGGAACTCTGGAGGACCGCTTCTGAACGAGAAGGGAGAGGTTATCGGTATAAATACGGCTGTGAACGCTGAGGCGCAAGGCATTGGTTTTGCGATTCCTACGACGACGATTACGAAGGTGCTCGAGCAATTGAAGACCAATACACTTTAA